Below is a window of Thermodesulfomicrobium sp. WS DNA.
GTCGTCCTGGCCGTAAGCGCCGAGCATGGAGCCATCGAGCCCCACTCTCCGAGCAGGTCCTGCTGGTACGGCCTGGAGCTCCGCACTCATGAGGTCCTGTTCCGCAAAGCCAAAACGGTCATGCAAGACCGCAAGAACGGCGTGACGAACGCTTTCCTCCTCGGCCTTTCCTGGACGATGTCCCACGGCAAGGTTGAGCTTCTCGCCCTCAAAGGCCTTGTCCACGGACTGCTCTTTTTGGGCCTTGGCCAAATGGGGCAAAAGGTCCAGAATGGTCAGCACCGGATCCTCTGGGGCTTCGCCCACCACCACAGGGTGTACGACCCCATCGCGGGTCACCACCACCCCATGCAGGGCCAACGGCCGGGCCAGCCATTGGTATTTCTTGATTCCGCCATAATAGTGGGTCTTGAAGAGGGCCACCTGGGCCTCTTCCACCAAGGGGCGCTGCTTGAGGTCCAAATGCGGGGTATCCCCGTGGGCCGCCATCAGACGCACCCCATGGGCAAGCGGACGCCGACCGCGCCGGGCAAGGATGATGGCCTTGTCCCGAAACGGAAAACAGGCCGTGCCCTCGCCTATGCCCTGGGGGAACCCCTGCGAGGCCGCCTGTGCCAGCAGCCAATGCACGGTCTCGCGCTCGGTCTTGCACTGGGAAAGAAACGCCGCACACTCCCGGACGAGTTCCTCACGCCGCGCCTCGTGCGCAGGCGATGCGTACCGGCGCCAGGCATTCACCGGCTGGTATTCCCATGTCTTAGCCATGGCTTCCTCGCCTCTCCGGCCTGCCCCACCAGGGAGCAGGCCGGATACGGATCAATCGATTTTTTCGAATTTTCGAAGTAGGACTTTTCCGCCCCGCACTTGGGGCAGACCCAATCCTCAGGCAGGTCCTCAAAGGCCGTGCCTGCCTGGATGTTGTGCTCGGCGTCGCCCTCGGCAGGGTCGTACACATAGCCACACGGACACTCCCAACGCTCCATCGCCATACGCTCACTCCTTACGCTTTTTCTGGTGCATGGCCTTGGCCAAGGCTTGCCCCAGACTCCCCAACCCTTGGGAAGCAGAAGCATACCGACGCCAATCGTCGGCACGATCTTCGGTCTCGCGCGCCCCGGCGGGGCTTTCGGCCAAGGCCAGAGAAAGCCTGCGGGCCTCCAGGTCCACCGCCAAGATCCGCACGCGCACCGCGTCTCCTGGCCGCACCACCTCGTCGGGACGCCGTACCCGCCGCCCCATCTCGCTCACATGGATCAGGCCCTCCACCCCTGGCCAAAGCTCCACGAAGGCGCCAAAATCCGCCAAGCGGGTGACCGTCCCCGCAGAGATCTCCCCTTCGCGCGCCTCCTGCGCCACCCGCTGCCACGGGTCTTCGCCCGCTTGCTTGAGGGAAAGGGAAATGCGCTCTCCCCCGCTCTTGGCGTCCGGACTGCGGCCCAAAAATTTCACGCGCACCCGCTCGCCCACGGCCAGGATGTCTTCGGGCTGCACCCCCCGGCTCCAGGAAAGCTCAGAGACGTGCACCAGCCCTTCCAAACCCGGGGCCACTTCCACAAAGGCCCCAAAGGAGGCCAAGCGCGTCACGGTCCCCTCCAGCACGTCGCCCTCGCGCACGCGGGCAAAAAAGGTTTCCTGACTCTGGCGGCGCTCCTCTTCCAAGAGCTTGCGTCGAGAAAGCACGATGTTGCGGCCACGCTCGCCCAAGGTGGTGATCACAAAACGAAAAGTTTGCCCCACCAGGGTCGAGAGGTCCTCCACGGAGCGGTCGCCGATCTGCGATGCCGGACAAAAGGCGCGGCGGCCAGCCACCTGGACCTCTACTCCGCCCTTGACCACCGCGCTCACCCGACCTTCCACAGGCAGTCCCGCAGCAAAGGCCTCCTCCAAGAGGCCCAAACCGGCAACGCCAGAAACCGAGCGCGCCAGGCGCAGCTCCGATTCCCCTGCTGCCACCACATACAGATCGAGCACATCCCCTTCGGCAACAGCAAGCTCCCCCTGCGCGTCCAGAAGGTCTTCCCGCAGCACCACGCCGTCCACGCCGGCGCCCACGTCCACGAACACGGCATGCTCGCCGATGGCCACCACCGTAGCCTGCACCCGGTCCCCGACCTTCGGCCGCGCCCCTGCCCCCCGCTCTTCGTATTGGGCCAGCAGGGAAGCAAAATCCTCACTCATGACAACCTCTTATTCAAAACGAGAGATACTGTTGATGGAAACCTGATCCGCAGGAACATGTTCATGCCCGGCAAAAGGACGCACTCGCACCTTTTCGATCTTTTTGACCACATCCATACCGTCAATGACCTGACCAAAGACGCAGTACCCATAATTGGATTCGTCCACATAATCGAGGTCAGGATTATCCACAGTATTGATAAAGAATTGCGAGGTAGCGCTATGGGGATCTGCAGTACGGGCCATGGCAATGGTGCCTTCGAGATTTTTGAGCCCATTATGAGCTTCATTGGGAATGGGCGGATGCGTGGGTTTTTCGCGCATCATGTTGTCCAGACCGCCGCCTTGAATCATAAATCCACGGATGACGCGGTGGAACAATGTGCCCACGTAAAAATCTTCATCCACGTAGCGCAAAAAATTGGCCACCGTCTGCGGCGCCTTGTCCGCAAAAAGCTCCACCAAAAACTCTCCTTTGGTGGTGTCGACCAATACCAGAGGGTTGCTCATTTCTTTATCTCCTTGACGATAATCGCTTTTCAAACATTATTGCCCCCGGCCCTTGGCATACCCGGCCTTGAAATCCTGAACCGCCTCGTTGGTTGTCCGCACCGCCTTGCCGGTCCACTCTCCCATGGCGGCGCAGCCCGCCACCAGCATTACGAGCACGATGCCGACGAGGATTTGGTGGTATCGCATAGCTATTCCTCCTGTACTCCCTGTCCTTGCGCGCTCTCTGTGTGTCCGTCGCGCGGCTCCACATGGATGACCGTCTGGGTGCCGGGCAACCGCCGCTCGATGGACGCCTCCAGTTGCGAACACAAGGCGTGCGACTCCTGCACGCTCATATGTCCGGGGACGAGCAAATGAAAGTCCACAAAACGCTGGCGCCCTGCCCGCCGCGTGCGCAGGGCGTGGTAGTCGACGTTGGCGTCCCGGAGCACGCCGTCAAGGGCGGCAAGTTCGTCGTCGTCGAGCCCGGCATCCAGCAAACCATGGATGGAGCGCAGCACGATATCGCCGCCCGTCCAGGCGATATGCCCCGCCAAAGCCCACGCCACGACAGGATCCACGATCCACCAATCTGGACGCGTCCACATGATGGCCAGGGCCACCAGCAGGCCCGCCGAAGACGCCACGTCCGTAAACAGATGACGGGCGTCGGCCTCCAAGGCCAAGGAGCGATGGCGCCGGCCTGCGCGCAAAAGCACCCAGCCTACGGCCCCGTTGATTCCGGCGGCCAGGAGCACACACCCCATGCCGACGTCCAGGGAAGTCAGCGTCACTGGCTGCTGCAGCCGCTCGAAGGCCGCCAGGGCGATGCCGGCCGCAGCCGCCAGGACGAGCAGTCCTTCCACGCCGCTGACCAAAAATTCCAGTTTCCCATGGCCGTAGGCATGGGTGCGGTCCGCCGGTTTGCGCGCCCCGCGCAAAGCAACAAGCAGGAGCACTGCGGCGGCGAGGTTGACCGTAGATTCCAAGGCATCGGCGAGAAGCCCCACCGAAGAGGTCAAAAAATAGGCTGCCGCCTTGATCCCCAGGGAGGCCACCGCCGCTGCCATGGAAAGGAACGCATACCGATCCAGCACCACCACCGCAAATGCCCCTTGCGTTGACAAAACCCACACCCCCCGGCATGCACGCGAGCCACCGGTGCTCGCGGCAGCAGAGGAGTGTGACCGAGAGCGCCGCGTTTTTCAACTCCGGAAATCTTCCAATATGTGCGCAAAAACAGCTTCATCCCGAAAAGAATCGCTCCTTGCCGCAGCCAAAGCCCTCTTTGGGGTGCATGGATATGCGGAAACCACTTTCAAGAAGATCGCCCAGGAAGCCGGTGTGGCACTGGGGCTGCTCACCCATTATTTCGGCACCAAAGAGCGCCTGTTTTTGGCCGCAGGCCTCGACGTGCTCCACGACCTCATCCGCACCGAAGAAGCGGCCCTGGCCCAAGCCACCACCGGACTGGAGGCGGTGCGCATCTTTGCGGAGACCTACTTCGCCTTTGCCACGGATCCCAAACGCCACTTCCTCATCCTCATCCGCTGCTCGCCGTTTAGCGACCTCAAAGGCATGGCGGAGCGGGAAATCATGGAGCGTGACTTTGCAAAGCTCTATCTCCTTCTGGAAGAAGCCTTGGCCAAGGGGATGGCTGACGGCAGCATCAAGCCCGCAGACCCCCACCGCACCAGCCGGGTCATCTTCTGCAACCTGGTAGGCGGGGTGCGGCACCATTTGCTCACTCCGTACGCCACCCCCACCCTGCTGCACGATCTCGTCGCGTTCATCATCAACGGTATCGCCGCGCCCACGCCATGACCACTGCCGCGCTGCTTGCCGCCCTGGAACAGGGATGCCTCTATGGCATCATGGCCCTCGGGGTGTATATCACCTTCCGTGTCCTGGATTTTCCCGATCTTACCGTGGACGGCAGTCTGCCTCTGGGCGCGGCGGTGGCTGCAGTGGCCATCAGCGCCGGTATCGATCCCTACCGCGCCATGGCCCTGGCCAGTGCGGCAGGATTCGTGGCCGGCGCCTGCACCGCCCTGCTCCACACCCGCCTCGGGATCTTGGGGCTGCTCGCCTCCATCCTCACCATGATCGCCCTCTACTCCATCAATATCCGCATCATGGATGGCCCCAACCGCACCCTTTTGGGGCAGCCCACGTTTCTCGACGATCTCGAGGCCCTGGGGCTCCCCCTCTATCAAGTGACCCCGTGGGCCATGGCCGCCCTGGTGCTGGTCATCGCCTGCGGACTCATTTGGTTCCTGCGCACCGAATACGGCCAAGCCATGCTGGCCACCGGCGACAATCCGGCCATGATCCGCGCCTTGGGAGTGAATACCGACCGGGTGCTCCTTGTGGGCGTTGGCATCTCCAACGCCTTGGTGGCCCTGTGCGGCGCCGTAGTGGCTCAAAATCAAGGCTCGGCAGACGCTACCATGGGGGTGGGCACCATCGTGGCGGGGCTGGCCTCGGTCATCCTCGGAGAGACCATCGTGGGCGCCTCCACCGTGGCCCGCGCCTGCCTGGCAGTGATCCTCGGCTCCATCCTCTACCGCGTTGCCATCGCCCTGGCGCTCAGCATCCACGTGGGCCCCTGGTCCCTTTCCCCCAGTGACCTCAACCTGGTCACCGCCATTTTGGTGGTGCTGGCCATGACCTCCCCCCGACTGGCCCGAAGACGCACGTCATGATCTCCATCCGTGGCATCCACAAATGGTTTCACCGAGGCACCCCACAGGAAGTCCATGCCTTACAGGGCGTGGACCTCACCGTGGCGCCCGGGGACTTCATCACCATCATCGGCTCCAACGGCGCGGGCAAGTCCACTTTGCTCTCCTGCGTGGCCGGGGCCCTGACCATCGATGCTGGCAGCATCCATTTTCACGATACCGATGTCACCTCCTGGCCCGAATACCGCCGCGCCCGGCTGGTGGCCCGAGTCTTTCAAGACCCGCTGCGCGGCACCTTTGGCGGCGGCACCATCGCCCAGAACCTGGCACTGGCCCTGCGCCGGGGAGCGCCGCGCGGCCTTCGCCCCGGGGTGCGCCGCCAGGAGCTGGCCTTGTTTCAAGAACGCCTGGCGTGCCTCGGCCTGGGGCTGGAACACCGCCTGCACGACCGCGTGGCGCTGCTGTCCGGCGGCCAGCGCCAGGCCCTCACCATGGTCATGGCCACCCTGCGCCGGCCGGAACTCCTGCTTCTCGACGAGCATACCGCGGCCCTGGACCCCAAGACCGCCGCGCACATCCTGGAGCTTACCGAGCGCACCGTGGCGGAGCACGGCATCACCACCCTCATGGTCACCCACAACATGGCCCACGCCATCGCCCTGGGAAACCGCCTCGTGATGATGCATCACGGCCGCATCGTGCTCGAGGCCCGCGGCGAGGAAAAGGCCGCGCTCACCGTCGCCACCCTCCTCGACCGCTTCCACGACCTCAATGCCGCCTCGGACCGGATGGTCCTGAACTGAGGTCCTCGTCCACTCCGCCTCCAATCAAGGCCGCCCATACTCTGGGAAGATGCCGCGTCCGCCTGGGCGCAAAAACCCTTCCAGCGCATCCCCTTGGTTTGTCCATATATGCCTGACCGTACGGCCGCGTCCGCCTGGGTGCGAAACCCCTTCCAGCGCATCCAGCCCTTGCCCAGAGCCCCACTCCTCCGTAAAGCGTCTGCCATGCACTTCCTTCTGCGCGTTGGCATTCTCCTGCTGGTGTGCGCCGGCGGCGTTGGCTGCTCCGGGCAAGAGGACGCGCGCTTCGTGGACTGGAACAAGCGCGCCCCCGTGGCCTTGCCGCGCCAAGAGCCCGCCATCACCTACGCCTACCTTCCCCAGTACACCCATGCAGTGTCCTTCGAGCGCCACCGCCGGATCCTCGAATACCTGCGCCAAGCCACGGGACTGCCTTTCCGTCAGGTCTTCCCCGCCACCTTTGCCGAGCACATGGCCATGGTGGAGCGTGGAGACATCGATATCTCCTTCACCAACCCCTTTGTGTACGTCCTCCTCCACCACCGCGCCGGGGCGCAGGTCTTTGCCCGAGCCGTGGAAGAGGAGGGCGGCGCGGACTTTCAGGGGCAGGTCATCGTCCGCGCGGACAACGCCGCCATCACCTCCCTGGAGGACTGCCGGGGCAAGACCTGGATCGCGGTGGAGCCCACCTCTGCTGGCGGCTACCTCTTCCCCTTGGCGCTGTTTCACGAGCACGGCATCACCCTGGACCAATTCGCCCGCGTGGAATTCGCCCGCGGTGTCGGCGGCAAGCAGGAGCAGGTGGTGCTCGCCGTGCTTTCCGGTGCCTATGACATCGGCTCCATCCGCAAAGGCACCCTGGATATCGTTGCCCGACGCTACGACACCTCCGCCATCCGGGTGCTGGCGGAAACGCCTCCATACCCGGGCTGGCTCTTCTGCGCCCGCAAAGACCTCTCCCCAGAGGTCACCCAGCAGGTAGCCCAGGCCCTGACCGCCCTGCGCCGACCCAAAGACGAAAGCATCCTCGCCCCTGCGGGACTCACGGCCATTATCCCTGCCAGCCACGCCGACTACCGTCCCATCGAAAAACTCATGCATACCCTGGGGATGGAGACGGTCCCATGAAGCGCCTCTTTAGCCGACTCTCCTTCGAGACCAAGCTCAATCTCGGCATCACCACCATCATCGCCACCATGGCCCTCACCCTGCTCCCCCTTGTGGTGAGCATCACCAAAGACGCCCTGCTGGAAGAACACCGCAAGCGCGGCGCAGACATCGCGGCATCCCTGGCTGTCCGCGCCGTCGACCCGCTGCTCGCCCTGGACTTTTTACGCCTGCGGGAACTGGTGGCCGAACCCCGGGACGTGACCTACATCTTCATCCAAGACCGGGCCGGCCGCATCCTCGCCCACTCCTTCGGCCCAGACTTTCCCGTGGATCTTGCGACCGCCAACCATGCCGATCCCCAAAACCCCATGCGCATCCAACTCATCGACAACGGCATGGAACGCATCGACGACATCGCCACCCTCATCCGCGTGCACGACGAGCCCATCGGCACCGTACGCCTGGGTCTTTCCCGGCGCGCGGCCTCCGAGATCCTCGACCACCTCGTGGCCACGCTCATGATCATCTTCCTCACCGGCCTGACCCTGGCCTCCGCCGCCGGGACCCTCTTTGCCCGCACCATCACCTCCCGCCTGGATCGCCTCCAGTCCCGGGCCGGGGCCTTGCGGCAACGCCACCTGCCCGAGACTTCGCCCACCCTGCCCGATCCGCCGCACCAAGGGGACGAAATCAGCGCCCTGGAGCACGCCTTCTCCGCCATGGCCCGCGAGCTCGATCACCGCATGGGCGAGCTCCTCCAAGCCCAGCGTCGGCTGGAAGAACAGACCCGCCTGCTCTCCACAGTGCTCGACGCCAACCCGGACCGCATCTGTCTGCGCGACACCCGCATGATCTACCACGCCGCCAACGAAGCCTTCTGCCAGGCCGTCGGTGTCTCCAAGGAGGACATCCCCGGCCGCACCGACTTCGACCTCTTTGCCGAAGACGAGGCCGAACGCCGCCACCTGGAGGGCCGAGACGTGCTTGCCAGCGGCCAGCGCATGGAACGTCAAGAGCAGGAGACCACTGCCCAGGGTTCCCGCTGGTTTCACGTCATCCAAATTCCGGTGCGCGGGGCCCGGGGCCGCATCCTGGGTCTGCTGCGCATGGAACGGGATATCACGGCCATGAAAGACTATGAGCGCCAACTCATCCAGTCCCAGAAGATCGAATCCCTGGGCAAGCTCGCCGGCGGCGTGGCCCACGAGATCAACACCCCGCTGGGCATCATCCTCGGCACCACCCAACTGCTCCTCGACGATGTGCCCGCAGACTCCTCCATGGCCGAAGACCTGCGCACCATCGAGCGCCACACCAAGGCCTGCCGCAAGATCGTGGCCGATCTCCTGGAGTTCTCCCATGCCTCCACCTCGGAAAAGGTGGAGATGTGCTTCAACAATTCCGTCATGGAGGCGGTCAGCCTGGTGCGCCACACCTTTTCCCTGGACCAGGTGACCATTGCCACAGACCTGGACGACTCCTTTCCCATCATCTACGGGGACCCCGAAGAGCTCAAGCAAGTGTGGATCAATCTCCTCACCAATGCCCGAGACGCCCTCCCCCAAGGGGGCATCATCGCCGTGCGCACCACCTTGCTGCGTGCGGAGAGCTGCGTGCGCCTGGAGGTGGCGGACACGGGCATCGGCATCGATGCCGCAAGCATCTCCAAGGTGTTCGACCCATTCTTCACCACCAAGCCCGTGGGACAAGGCACCGGCCTGGGGCTCTCGGTGAGCTATAGCATCATTGAAAAACATAAAGGCCAGATCCAGGTCCACAGCCCGGTGCCCGAGACCTTTCCCTGGCCTGTGCCTGTGGATGGGCCGCATTGCGGCCCCGGCACCCTGTTTACCGTGACCATCCCCCTCGATCACGCTTCCCTGGAGGACCACCATGGCCCACATTCTCGCCCTCGATGACGTCTCGGACGCCGCAGTCTTGATCCGCCGCATCCTGGAGCGTCGCGGGCACACCGTCAAAGCCATGACCGATGAAGACGACGCCATTCGCTACGTGGAAAATCAGCCCGTGGACATGGTCATTTTGGATATGAAGCTCAAACGTATGAGCGGTGTGGATGTGCTGCGCAAAATGAAAGCCCTCCGCCCCGCGCTCAAGGCCATCATGCTGACCGGATATCCGACGCTGGACACGGCGCACGCCGCGCTGCGGCTGGGGGCCAGCGCATATTGCGTCAAACCCATCGACAAGACCGAGCTCGAAGACACGGTGGCGCGGGTGCTGGCCGAACCTGCTGCATGAAGACGCTGGCCTTTCCCCACGCCCTCAGCTATACGTCCCTTTCCGGGAGGACATCGTGAACGACACCATCCAAGGC
It encodes the following:
- a CDS encoding peptidylprolyl isomerase, with the protein product MSNPLVLVDTTKGEFLVELFADKAPQTVANFLRYVDEDFYVGTLFHRVIRGFMIQGGGLDNMMREKPTHPPIPNEAHNGLKNLEGTIAMARTADPHSATSQFFINTVDNPDLDYVDESNYGYCVFGQVIDGMDVVKKIEKVRVRPFAGHEHVPADQVSINSISRFE
- a CDS encoding ATP-binding cassette domain-containing protein, whose product is MISIRGIHKWFHRGTPQEVHALQGVDLTVAPGDFITIIGSNGAGKSTLLSCVAGALTIDAGSIHFHDTDVTSWPEYRRARLVARVFQDPLRGTFGGGTIAQNLALALRRGAPRGLRPGVRRQELALFQERLACLGLGLEHRLHDRVALLSGGQRQALTMVMATLRRPELLLLDEHTAALDPKTAAHILELTERTVAEHGITTLMVTHNMAHAIALGNRLVMMHHGRIVLEARGEEKAALTVATLLDRFHDLNAASDRMVLN
- a CDS encoding cation diffusion facilitator family transporter — translated: MWVLSTQGAFAVVVLDRYAFLSMAAAVASLGIKAAAYFLTSSVGLLADALESTVNLAAAVLLLVALRGARKPADRTHAYGHGKLEFLVSGVEGLLVLAAAAGIALAAFERLQQPVTLTSLDVGMGCVLLAAGINGAVGWVLLRAGRRHRSLALEADARHLFTDVASSAGLLVALAIMWTRPDWWIVDPVVAWALAGHIAWTGGDIVLRSIHGLLDAGLDDDELAALDGVLRDANVDYHALRTRRAGRQRFVDFHLLVPGHMSVQESHALCSQLEASIERRLPGTQTVIHVEPRDGHTESAQGQGVQEE
- a CDS encoding S1 RNA-binding domain-containing protein, with amino-acid sequence MSEDFASLLAQYEERGAGARPKVGDRVQATVVAIGEHAVFVDVGAGVDGVVLREDLLDAQGELAVAEGDVLDLYVVAAGESELRLARSVSGVAGLGLLEEAFAAGLPVEGRVSAVVKGGVEVQVAGRRAFCPASQIGDRSVEDLSTLVGQTFRFVITTLGERGRNIVLSRRKLLEEERRQSQETFFARVREGDVLEGTVTRLASFGAFVEVAPGLEGLVHVSELSWSRGVQPEDILAVGERVRVKFLGRSPDAKSGGERISLSLKQAGEDPWQRVAQEAREGEISAGTVTRLADFGAFVELWPGVEGLIHVSEMGRRVRRPDEVVRPGDAVRVRILAVDLEARRLSLALAESPAGARETEDRADDWRRYASASQGLGSLGQALAKAMHQKKRKE
- a CDS encoding response regulator, encoding MAHILALDDVSDAAVLIRRILERRGHTVKAMTDEDDAIRYVENQPVDMVILDMKLKRMSGVDVLRKMKALRPALKAIMLTGYPTLDTAHAALRLGASAYCVKPIDKTELEDTVARVLAEPAA
- a CDS encoding ATP-binding protein, whose protein sequence is MKRLFSRLSFETKLNLGITTIIATMALTLLPLVVSITKDALLEEHRKRGADIAASLAVRAVDPLLALDFLRLRELVAEPRDVTYIFIQDRAGRILAHSFGPDFPVDLATANHADPQNPMRIQLIDNGMERIDDIATLIRVHDEPIGTVRLGLSRRAASEILDHLVATLMIIFLTGLTLASAAGTLFARTITSRLDRLQSRAGALRQRHLPETSPTLPDPPHQGDEISALEHAFSAMARELDHRMGELLQAQRRLEEQTRLLSTVLDANPDRICLRDTRMIYHAANEAFCQAVGVSKEDIPGRTDFDLFAEDEAERRHLEGRDVLASGQRMERQEQETTAQGSRWFHVIQIPVRGARGRILGLLRMERDITAMKDYERQLIQSQKIESLGKLAGGVAHEINTPLGIILGTTQLLLDDVPADSSMAEDLRTIERHTKACRKIVADLLEFSHASTSEKVEMCFNNSVMEAVSLVRHTFSLDQVTIATDLDDSFPIIYGDPEELKQVWINLLTNARDALPQGGIIAVRTTLLRAESCVRLEVADTGIGIDAASISKVFDPFFTTKPVGQGTGLGLSVSYSIIEKHKGQIQVHSPVPETFPWPVPVDGPHCGPGTLFTVTIPLDHASLEDHHGPHSRPR
- a CDS encoding TetR/AcrR family transcriptional regulator, with protein sequence MCAKTASSRKESLLAAAKALFGVHGYAETTFKKIAQEAGVALGLLTHYFGTKERLFLAAGLDVLHDLIRTEEAALAQATTGLEAVRIFAETYFAFATDPKRHFLILIRCSPFSDLKGMAEREIMERDFAKLYLLLEEALAKGMADGSIKPADPHRTSRVIFCNLVGGVRHHLLTPYATPTLLHDLVAFIINGIAAPTP
- a CDS encoding aminopeptidase; the protein is MAKTWEYQPVNAWRRYASPAHEARREELVRECAAFLSQCKTERETVHWLLAQAASQGFPQGIGEGTACFPFRDKAIILARRGRRPLAHGVRLMAAHGDTPHLDLKQRPLVEEAQVALFKTHYYGGIKKYQWLARPLALHGVVVTRDGVVHPVVVGEAPEDPVLTILDLLPHLAKAQKEQSVDKAFEGEKLNLAVGHRPGKAEEESVRHAVLAVLHDRFGFAEQDLMSAELQAVPAGPARRVGLDGSMLGAYGQDDRLCVFAAATAFFAVPEPEFTQVLVVWDREEVGSEGASGAKSRFLRYTLEDLVDAWAPGTPLRQVFLASLAVSADVHCPLDPDYQDVHDKANASLLGHGPVFSKYTGHGGKYGASDADAEYIAWFRHILGDIPWQMAVMGKVDIGGGGTVAKDLAAYGMRVVDFGPGVLSMHSPFEVSSVVDLIATVDAYTAFYGSGGFPCR
- a CDS encoding ABC transporter permease gives rise to the protein MTTAALLAALEQGCLYGIMALGVYITFRVLDFPDLTVDGSLPLGAAVAAVAISAGIDPYRAMALASAAGFVAGACTALLHTRLGILGLLASILTMIALYSINIRIMDGPNRTLLGQPTFLDDLEALGLPLYQVTPWAMAALVLVIACGLIWFLRTEYGQAMLATGDNPAMIRALGVNTDRVLLVGVGISNALVALCGAVVAQNQGSADATMGVGTIVAGLASVILGETIVGASTVARACLAVILGSILYRVAIALALSIHVGPWSLSPSDLNLVTAILVVLAMTSPRLARRRTS
- a CDS encoding phosphate/phosphite/phosphonate ABC transporter substrate-binding protein, with amino-acid sequence MHFLLRVGILLLVCAGGVGCSGQEDARFVDWNKRAPVALPRQEPAITYAYLPQYTHAVSFERHRRILEYLRQATGLPFRQVFPATFAEHMAMVERGDIDISFTNPFVYVLLHHRAGAQVFARAVEEEGGADFQGQVIVRADNAAITSLEDCRGKTWIAVEPTSAGGYLFPLALFHEHGITLDQFARVEFARGVGGKQEQVVLAVLSGAYDIGSIRKGTLDIVARRYDTSAIRVLAETPPYPGWLFCARKDLSPEVTQQVAQALTALRRPKDESILAPAGLTAIIPASHADYRPIEKLMHTLGMETVP